One segment of Stenotrophomonas sp. SAU14A_NAIMI4_8 DNA contains the following:
- the flhF gene encoding flagellar biosynthesis protein FlhF: MKIKRFVAADMRSAMNLVRKEHGPDAVILSNRRIEEGIEIVAAAHYDEGVVQRALDASRRDVAPPPAPKPRTAADAVIAAVTRRRSATPAPEPIAATTSAVAALARAAVGATGRTLDSADEIVPTRGSTGFADTLARASVNEPALPEQIFAPFAQAIVAPPAPAAEAAASAPINRARFLIDPPHDEPQDTAALPPPLPMTAEAPTAAVIAAEPAVTAEQPIPVLAEATPQPEPAPQLMPAPVVTVVAQDDAEIRQLRQEVAGMRQVIEREMNRFTDERLRGNAVRGAALDLMDEYGFDAGLARDVAMQIPAETEAHRGRGLMLGLISRKLPIAPVDPLEEGGVIALVGPTGAGKTTTIAKLASRFAESHAARDVALVTTDTLRVGAREQLYGYGRQLGIAVHEANSGTDLDQLLERLKDYKLVLIDTAGLGPRDRALAAQLQWLRAARQVRTLLVLPANTSFGDMDEVVRRFGAANLQGLVLSKLDETGRFGNALSVAVDHQLPITWVTDGQDVPDDLHRASAANLVLRLEDLRRAADMPCNPELNHAVA; this comes from the coding sequence ATGAAAATCAAACGCTTCGTCGCCGCCGACATGCGCTCGGCCATGAACCTGGTGCGCAAGGAACACGGGCCCGATGCCGTGATCCTGTCCAACCGCCGGATCGAAGAAGGCATCGAAATCGTGGCCGCCGCCCATTACGACGAAGGCGTGGTGCAGCGCGCACTGGATGCCTCGCGCCGCGATGTCGCGCCGCCGCCGGCACCGAAGCCGCGCACCGCCGCCGATGCCGTCATCGCCGCGGTCACCCGCCGCCGCAGCGCCACCCCGGCGCCGGAACCGATCGCGGCCACCACCTCGGCCGTGGCCGCCCTGGCCCGCGCCGCCGTCGGTGCCACCGGCCGCACCCTGGACAGCGCCGACGAGATCGTGCCGACCCGCGGCAGCACCGGCTTCGCCGACACCCTGGCCCGCGCCAGCGTCAACGAACCGGCACTGCCGGAACAGATCTTCGCCCCGTTCGCCCAGGCCATCGTCGCCCCGCCGGCACCTGCCGCTGAGGCCGCCGCGTCGGCCCCGATCAACCGCGCCCGCTTCCTGATCGATCCGCCGCACGACGAGCCGCAGGACACTGCCGCCCTGCCGCCGCCGCTGCCGATGACGGCCGAGGCGCCGACGGCCGCCGTGATCGCCGCCGAGCCGGCGGTGACCGCCGAGCAGCCGATCCCGGTACTAGCCGAAGCCACGCCGCAGCCCGAGCCCGCCCCGCAGCTGATGCCGGCGCCGGTGGTGACCGTGGTGGCCCAGGATGACGCCGAGATCCGCCAGCTGCGCCAGGAAGTGGCCGGCATGCGCCAGGTGATCGAGCGCGAGATGAACCGCTTCACCGACGAACGCCTGCGTGGCAACGCAGTGCGCGGTGCGGCGCTGGACCTGATGGACGAGTACGGCTTCGATGCCGGCCTGGCCCGCGATGTGGCCATGCAGATTCCGGCGGAAACCGAGGCCCACCGCGGCCGCGGCCTGATGCTGGGGCTGATCTCGCGCAAGCTGCCGATCGCCCCGGTCGATCCGCTGGAAGAAGGCGGTGTGATCGCCCTGGTCGGCCCCACCGGCGCCGGCAAGACCACCACCATCGCCAAGCTGGCCTCGCGCTTCGCCGAAAGCCACGCCGCCCGCGATGTGGCCCTGGTCACCACCGACACCCTGCGCGTGGGTGCCCGTGAACAGCTGTACGGCTACGGCCGCCAGCTCGGCATCGCGGTGCACGAAGCCAACAGCGGCACCGACCTGGACCAGCTGCTGGAACGCCTGAAGGACTACAAGCTGGTGCTGATCGACACCGCCGGCCTGGGCCCGCGCGACCGCGCGCTGGCCGCCCAGCTGCAGTGGCTGCGCGCCGCCCGCCAGGTGCGCACCCTGCTGGTGCTGCCGGCCAACACCAGCTTCGGCGACATGGACGAGGTGGTCCGCCGCTTCGGCGCGGCCAACCTGCAGGGCCTGGTGCTGAGCAAGCTGGACGAGACCGGCCGCTTCGGCAACGCCCTGTCGGTGGCCGTGGACCACCAGCTGCCGATCACCTGGGTGACCGACGGCCAGGACGTGCCGGACGACCTGCACCGTGCATCTGCAGCCAATCTTGTACTTCGCCTTGAAGATTTGCGCCGAGCGGCCGATATGCCCTGCAACCCGGAGTTGAACCATGCCGTCGCGTGA
- a CDS encoding chemotaxis protein CheA codes for MSAVADDITADFIIEAQEILDRLGEQLVSLEQAPQDSEQLNAVFRGYHTLKGGAGFLGITAMVELCHAAEEALGSARAGQAVLQSHHFDAAQQSLDYLQSMLDAVSSGTEPGYAPPELIAQFDVHGGAAPATSASAAAAPAAGGSDLITDDEFEALLDQLHGGGAPTAVAPAKKADDGLISEDEFEALLDQLHGGAAPGSKPVAAAPAPTPATRPTATPAAAPAKPAAAKPLAEAEHTVRVDTKRLDAIVNLIGELVLSRNRLKTLRTRLRDEELDRAVSTLDIATARLQSAVMRTRMQPVGKVFSRFPKVARDVARSLKKEVDLELIGAETELDRNLVEALADPLVHLVRNAIDHGVEMPDLREAQGKPRMGHVRLSAQQEGDYVSIEVQDDGAGIDPEKLRAKAREKGLIDPEAAARLSSEECLHLVFLPGFSTKQQVTDISGRGVGMDVVQSRIRELSGQIQIQSELGRGSRFLIRVPLTLAILPTLLVQAGEDVYALPLARVMEVLHAPRTSLGWFDGRAVLDRRSHTLPLIDLRQWLDVTPAASSLLTIVVLQAGEARFGLVVDQVRGREEVVIKPLPKALRGLRGYAGATLIGDGRMALILDVDGLR; via the coding sequence ATGAGCGCGGTTGCCGACGACATCACTGCCGATTTCATCATCGAAGCACAGGAGATCCTCGATCGCCTGGGCGAACAGCTGGTGTCGCTGGAACAGGCACCGCAGGACAGCGAACAGCTCAATGCCGTGTTCCGCGGCTACCACACGCTGAAGGGCGGCGCCGGCTTCCTCGGCATCACCGCCATGGTCGAGCTGTGCCACGCCGCCGAAGAAGCACTGGGTTCGGCCCGTGCCGGCCAGGCCGTGCTGCAATCGCACCACTTCGACGCGGCGCAGCAGTCGCTGGATTACCTGCAGTCCATGCTCGACGCCGTTTCATCCGGCACCGAGCCGGGTTACGCACCGCCGGAACTGATCGCCCAGTTCGACGTGCATGGCGGCGCCGCACCCGCGACCAGTGCCAGCGCGGCCGCGGCACCGGCTGCCGGCGGCAGCGACCTGATCACCGACGATGAGTTCGAAGCGCTGCTGGACCAGTTGCACGGCGGCGGCGCGCCCACGGCCGTGGCCCCGGCGAAGAAGGCCGACGATGGCCTGATCAGCGAAGACGAATTCGAAGCGTTGCTGGACCAGCTGCATGGCGGCGCCGCACCCGGCAGCAAGCCGGTGGCTGCAGCGCCGGCCCCCACGCCGGCGACGCGCCCGACGGCGACCCCTGCCGCTGCGCCGGCCAAGCCCGCCGCGGCCAAGCCGCTGGCCGAGGCCGAACACACCGTGCGCGTGGACACCAAGCGCCTGGACGCCATCGTCAACCTTATCGGCGAACTGGTGCTGTCACGAAACCGCCTGAAGACGCTGCGCACCCGCCTGCGCGATGAAGAGCTGGACCGTGCCGTGTCCACCCTGGATATCGCCACCGCGCGCCTGCAGTCGGCGGTCATGCGCACCCGCATGCAGCCGGTCGGCAAGGTGTTCTCGCGCTTCCCGAAGGTGGCCCGCGATGTGGCCCGTTCGCTGAAGAAGGAAGTCGATCTGGAACTGATCGGCGCCGAAACCGAGCTGGACCGCAACCTGGTGGAAGCGCTGGCCGATCCGCTGGTGCACCTGGTGCGCAACGCCATCGACCATGGCGTGGAAATGCCGGACCTGCGCGAAGCACAGGGCAAGCCGCGCATGGGCCATGTGCGCCTGTCGGCACAGCAGGAAGGCGACTACGTCAGCATTGAAGTGCAGGACGACGGCGCCGGCATCGACCCGGAAAAGCTGCGCGCCAAGGCGCGCGAGAAGGGCCTGATCGACCCGGAAGCCGCCGCCCGCCTGAGCAGCGAGGAATGCCTGCACCTGGTGTTCCTGCCCGGGTTCTCCACCAAGCAGCAGGTCACCGATATTTCCGGCCGCGGCGTGGGCATGGACGTGGTGCAGTCGCGCATCCGCGAACTGAGCGGGCAGATCCAGATCCAGTCCGAACTGGGTCGTGGCAGCCGCTTCCTGATCCGCGTGCCGCTCACCCTGGCCATCCTGCCGACCCTGCTGGTGCAGGCCGGCGAGGATGTCTACGCCCTGCCCCTGGCCCGCGTGATGGAAGTGCTGCATGCACCGCGCACCTCGCTGGGCTGGTTCGATGGCCGCGCCGTGCTCGACCGCCGCTCGCACACCCTGCCACTGATCGACCTGCGGCAGTGGCTGGATGTCACCCCGGCCGCCTCCAGCCTACTGACCATCGTGGTGCTGCAGGCCGGCGAGGCCCGTTTCGGGCTGGTGGTGGACCAGGTGCGCGGCCGCGAGGAAGTGGTGATCAAGCCGCTGCCGAAGGCGCTGCGCGGCCTGCGCGGCTACGCCGGGGCAACGCTGATCGGCGATGGCCGCATGGCCCTGATCCTGGACGTGGACGGGCTGAGATGA
- a CDS encoding protein phosphatase CheZ → MDTTVDKSALALRLQEALDALEAGDESAWRQRIDSLVAARTQPMMSGLSRLARELGQALGELPTVPDEAGELDDACARLDHVVAMTEQATHRTLDLAEECRALTEQLRADGLQPGQDVQLERIRHNLTEIALTQSYQDLTGQIIRRVVGIVRRVHEGFGALGLPPEQHRTDPELAGPALKGLDRHAVSQNDADDLLSDLGL, encoded by the coding sequence ATGGATACCACGGTCGACAAGAGCGCCCTGGCCCTGCGCCTGCAGGAAGCACTGGATGCACTGGAAGCGGGCGACGAGAGCGCCTGGCGCCAGCGCATCGACAGTCTGGTGGCCGCGCGCACCCAGCCGATGATGAGCGGCCTTTCGCGGCTGGCCCGCGAACTGGGCCAGGCCCTGGGCGAGCTGCCGACCGTGCCCGACGAAGCCGGCGAGCTGGACGACGCCTGCGCGCGCCTGGACCACGTGGTGGCCATGACCGAACAGGCCACCCACCGTACCCTGGACCTGGCCGAAGAATGCCGCGCCCTGACCGAACAGCTGCGCGCCGATGGCCTGCAGCCGGGCCAGGACGTGCAGCTGGAGCGCATCCGCCACAACCTGACCGAGATCGCCCTGACCCAGAGCTACCAGGACCTGACCGGGCAGATCATCCGTCGCGTGGTCGGCATCGTCCGCCGCGTGCACGAAGGCTTCGGCGCGCTCGGCCTGCCGCCGGAACAGCATCGCACCGACCCGGAACTGGCCGGGCCGGCACTGAAGGGACTGGACCGCCACGCGGTCTCGCAGAACGACGCCGACGATCTGTTGTCGGACCTGGGGCTGTAA
- a CDS encoding flagellar motor protein: MDRLSLIGLFLALASLVGGSILKGAGLASLWSPAAFVIVIVGTVAAILLHTAPAVFKHAFKIVRWVVRPPHSDRRELIQQIVEWSNIARRQGLLGLESQVEAQRDPFLRKGLQLLVDGVEPESIRHMLEIELGSQEHQDQAGAKVFEAMGIYAPTLGIIGAVLGLIAVMKNLADPSKLGHGIAAAFTATIYGIASANLLFLPIAAKLKGVIAHNSRDREMVIEGLISIAQGENPRNIETNLSGFLH, translated from the coding sequence ATGGATAGACTCAGCCTCATTGGACTTTTCCTTGCCCTGGCCTCACTGGTCGGCGGCAGCATCCTGAAGGGCGCCGGCCTGGCCTCGCTGTGGTCGCCGGCTGCCTTCGTGATCGTGATCGTCGGTACCGTGGCGGCCATCCTGCTGCACACCGCGCCGGCCGTGTTCAAGCACGCCTTCAAGATCGTGCGCTGGGTCGTGCGCCCGCCGCACAGCGACCGTCGCGAACTGATCCAGCAGATCGTGGAATGGAGCAACATCGCCCGCCGCCAGGGCCTGCTGGGCCTGGAATCGCAGGTGGAAGCACAGCGCGATCCGTTCCTGCGCAAGGGCCTGCAGCTGCTGGTGGACGGCGTCGAGCCAGAATCGATCCGGCACATGCTGGAAATCGAACTGGGCAGCCAGGAGCACCAGGACCAGGCCGGCGCCAAGGTGTTCGAAGCCATGGGCATCTATGCGCCCACGCTGGGCATCATCGGTGCCGTGCTTGGGCTGATCGCGGTCATGAAGAACCTGGCCGACCCCAGCAAGCTGGGCCACGGCATCGCCGCCGCGTTCACCGCCACCATCTACGGCATCGCCTCGGCCAACCTGCTGTTCCTGCCGATCGCGGCCAAGCTGAAGGGCGTGATCGCCCACAACTCGCGCGACCGCGAAATGGTCATCGAAGGCCTGATCTCGATTGCCCAGGGCGAGAACCCGCGCAACATCGAAACCAACCTTTCCGGCTTCCTGCACTGA
- the motD gene encoding flagellar motor protein MotD: MARRKHHEEHANHEAWAIPYADLMTLLLAFFVVMYAISSVNEGKYRIMADALTDAFGGAPRTINPVQVGNKQVQGGGWDSPSVIKSGTKIGPSAPAPSHDPTLLPSMASQMRMPVSVHNQEQIARAERQLNSIADRLTAALSPLIDRGMISVRRTELWIEVEINSDILFPTGSAALDVHARQTLASLAEVLRDVPNSVRVEGHTDNIPIATATFPSNWELSAGRAASVVHLFADQGVQPSRLAMVGYGQFRPRDANDSAQGRNRNRRVMVIILADTSHAVDPLGERLNAATGQTDAAAPAASTAAAATARTPSPSPLAPVQLPPVSAGSHVGAAVPPAMKE; encoded by the coding sequence ATGGCCCGCCGCAAGCACCACGAAGAGCACGCCAACCATGAAGCATGGGCGATCCCCTATGCCGATCTGATGACGTTGCTGCTGGCGTTCTTCGTCGTGATGTACGCCATTTCCTCGGTGAACGAGGGCAAGTACCGCATCATGGCCGATGCGCTGACCGATGCCTTCGGCGGCGCTCCGCGCACCATCAACCCGGTGCAGGTGGGCAACAAGCAGGTGCAGGGCGGCGGCTGGGACAGCCCCTCGGTCATCAAGTCCGGCACCAAGATCGGCCCGTCCGCGCCGGCGCCTTCGCACGACCCCACCCTGCTGCCTTCGATGGCCTCGCAGATGCGCATGCCGGTGTCGGTGCACAACCAGGAACAGATCGCCCGTGCCGAGCGCCAGCTCAACAGCATCGCCGACCGCCTGACCGCCGCACTGTCGCCGCTGATCGACCGCGGCATGATCAGCGTGCGCCGCACCGAACTGTGGATCGAGGTGGAGATCAACAGTGACATCCTGTTCCCCACCGGTTCGGCGGCACTGGACGTGCATGCGCGGCAGACCCTGGCCAGCCTGGCCGAGGTGCTGCGCGATGTGCCCAACAGCGTGCGCGTGGAAGGCCACACCGACAATATTCCGATTGCCACCGCAACCTTCCCGTCCAATTGGGAACTGTCGGCCGGTCGCGCCGCCAGCGTGGTCCACCTGTTCGCCGACCAGGGCGTGCAGCCCTCGCGCCTGGCCATGGTCGGCTACGGCCAGTTCCGCCCGCGCGATGCCAACGACAGCGCCCAAGGCCGCAACCGCAACCGCCGGGTGATGGTCATCATCCTGGCTGACACCAGCCACGCGGTGGACCCGCTGGGTGAGCGCCTGAACGCCGCCACTGGCCAGACCGATGCCGCTGCACCTGCGGCCAGCACCGCCGCTGCGGCGACGGCACGCACCCCTTCCCCTTCCCCCCTTGCACCGGTGCAGTTGCCGCCGGTGTCGGCAGGCAGCCATGTCGGCGCCGCCGTTCCCCCTGCAATGAAGGAGTAA
- a CDS encoding P-loop NTPase translates to MPSREYAKLTTTFPLTATRSEPLGPVRTIAVTGGKGGVGKTNVSANLAVALAGMGKRTLLLDADLGLANIDVILGLNPTFTLADLVAGRCSLDDVIIEGPNGVLVVPAASGRRHMAELAPAEHVGLVNVFSELERELDIMVVDTAAGINDGVLTFCQAAQDTVVVVCDEPASITDAYALIKVLSRERGVDRIQVVANMVRDPNEGRVLYEKLTRVCEKFLADVSLNYLGCVPQDDWLRLSVQRQQPVVKAYPSSPAALAITEIARRTARWQAPTEPRGGVEFFLERILKQRGVTA, encoded by the coding sequence ATGCCGTCGCGTGAGTACGCCAAGCTGACCACCACCTTCCCGCTGACGGCCACCCGCAGCGAGCCGCTGGGCCCTGTGCGCACCATTGCGGTGACCGGCGGCAAGGGCGGCGTGGGCAAGACCAACGTGTCGGCCAATCTGGCCGTGGCGCTGGCGGGCATGGGCAAGCGCACCCTGTTGCTGGACGCCGACCTGGGCCTGGCCAACATCGACGTGATCCTGGGCCTGAACCCGACCTTCACCCTGGCCGACCTGGTGGCCGGCCGCTGCTCGCTGGACGATGTGATCATCGAAGGCCCCAACGGCGTGCTGGTGGTGCCGGCCGCGTCGGGCCGCCGGCACATGGCCGAACTGGCCCCGGCAGAGCACGTGGGCCTGGTCAACGTGTTCTCCGAACTGGAACGCGAGCTCGACATCATGGTGGTGGACACCGCCGCCGGCATCAACGACGGCGTGCTGACCTTCTGCCAGGCCGCGCAGGACACCGTGGTGGTGGTCTGCGATGAGCCGGCCTCGATCACCGACGCCTACGCGCTGATCAAGGTGCTGTCGCGCGAACGTGGCGTGGACCGCATCCAGGTGGTGGCCAACATGGTGCGCGACCCCAACGAAGGCCGCGTGCTGTATGAAAAGCTGACCCGCGTCTGCGAGAAGTTCCTGGCCGATGTCTCGCTGAACTACCTGGGCTGCGTGCCGCAGGATGACTGGCTGCGCCTGTCGGTGCAGCGCCAGCAGCCGGTGGTGAAGGCCTACCCGTCCAGTCCGGCCGCGCTGGCGATCACCGAGATCGCCCGCCGCACCGCGCGCTGGCAGGCCCCGACCGAGCCGCGCGGCGGCGTTGAATTCTTCCTGGAACGCATCCTGAAGCAGCGCGGGGTGACCGCATGA
- the cheY gene encoding chemotaxis response regulator CheY encodes MNKNMRILIVDDFSTMRRIVKNLLGDLGFTNTAEAEDGHAALSLLQSQPFDFVVTDWNMPVMTGIELLKAIRADAKLKTLPVLMVTAEAKREQIIEAAQNGVNGYIIKPFTAQTLEEKLGKIFERLAASA; translated from the coding sequence TTGAACAAGAACATGCGCATCCTGATCGTTGACGACTTTTCGACCATGCGTCGCATCGTCAAGAACCTGCTGGGCGATCTGGGCTTCACCAATACCGCCGAAGCCGAGGACGGGCATGCTGCGTTGTCACTGCTGCAGAGCCAGCCCTTCGATTTCGTGGTGACCGACTGGAACATGCCCGTCATGACCGGCATCGAACTGCTCAAGGCCATCCGCGCCGACGCCAAGCTGAAGACCCTGCCGGTACTGATGGTCACCGCCGAAGCCAAGCGCGAGCAGATCATCGAAGCGGCACAGAACGGGGTGAACGGCTACATCATCAAGCCGTTCACCGCGCAGACGCTGGAAGAGAAGCTGGGCAAGATCTTCGAACGCCTGGCGGCCAGCGCCTGA
- a CDS encoding ParA family protein codes for MRIWAVANQKGGVGKTTTTLALGRGLAALGHRVLLIDLDPHASLTRAFGVPVEPAPAGVLELFGAPPADLATLSHPSPINGLDYVCAQASLATLERRSANQPGLGLALQNALARHQGQHDYILLDCAPTLGLLMINALAAADRLIIPTQAEPLALHGLDGMVRTGEMVERSRRRPLPISILPTLFDRRTRAGNESLRSMQDRHIGRVWEDAIPLDTRISNAAGLTLPSAGEDYPGRGLAAYRRALNWILGEDERALEQAA; via the coding sequence ATGCGCATCTGGGCAGTCGCCAACCAGAAGGGCGGTGTCGGCAAGACCACCACCACCCTCGCCCTCGGTCGCGGCCTGGCCGCACTCGGCCACCGGGTCCTGCTGATCGATCTGGATCCGCACGCCTCGCTCACCCGCGCCTTCGGCGTGCCGGTCGAGCCGGCGCCTGCCGGGGTACTGGAACTGTTCGGCGCACCGCCGGCCGATCTGGCAACGCTCAGCCACCCCAGCCCGATCAACGGCCTGGACTACGTCTGCGCGCAGGCCTCGCTGGCCACGCTGGAACGCCGCAGCGCCAACCAGCCCGGCCTGGGCCTGGCCCTGCAGAACGCCCTGGCCCGCCACCAGGGCCAGCACGATTACATCCTGCTGGACTGCGCGCCCACCCTGGGCCTGCTGATGATCAACGCACTGGCCGCGGCCGATCGCCTGATCATTCCCACCCAGGCCGAACCGCTGGCGCTGCACGGCCTGGACGGCATGGTGCGCACCGGTGAAATGGTCGAGCGCTCGCGCCGCCGCCCGCTGCCGATCTCGATCCTGCCGACCCTGTTCGACCGCCGCACCCGCGCGGGCAACGAATCGCTGCGCAGCATGCAGGACCGCCACATCGGCCGCGTCTGGGAAGACGCCATCCCGCTGGACACCCGCATCAGCAACGCCGCCGGCCTGACCCTGCCCAGCGCGGGCGAAGACTACCCCGGCCGTGGCCTGGCCGCGTACCGCCGCGCCCTGAACTGGATCCTGGGCGAAGACGAGCGCGCACTGGAGCAGGCGGCATGA
- a CDS encoding chemotaxis protein CheW, translating into MSTTGVLDDYLDELLGEAIVAPPVAVAVAAEREPTWDDLPAEVIYETQDTDGSAGPCPASAAVPEPAVAAPEREPTWDDLPAEVIYETENTDGSAGPCPASAAAPAPAAATTGPEPTWDDLPAEVIYETEDVPAAAQSDSAALEAAFDAVALAAPEREPTWDDLPAEVIYETEDTDGSAGPRPASAAAPAPAAAPTGPEPTWDDLPDEVIYETDSANSHALAHIDSPALQAAFEAAAEGETVAVPAPATVAPALPPAAPVAAPVARTAVAPPPRVAVNAPAGARPSSWQELQSQAHQPASSPHPQARRAGERTSRWLRLRCGVQAYALELLKVQEVVLPVPLLPLRGTAAAMLGIMNLRGQVVPVMDLGLHLGTTTAEDDAQTRIVVLEENGEILGLRVSAVEDVANLTDSQIEPPDTARICQISNDLFRGVARIGQRPMILLDATRLLG; encoded by the coding sequence ATGAGCACCACCGGCGTGCTGGACGACTATCTGGACGAACTGCTGGGCGAAGCCATCGTGGCGCCGCCGGTTGCCGTCGCCGTGGCCGCCGAACGCGAGCCCACGTGGGACGATCTACCGGCCGAAGTGATCTACGAAACCCAAGACACCGACGGTAGCGCCGGGCCATGCCCGGCGAGCGCAGCGGTGCCCGAACCCGCCGTCGCCGCTCCCGAACGCGAGCCCACCTGGGACGACCTGCCGGCCGAAGTGATCTACGAAACCGAAAACACCGACGGTAGCGCCGGGCCATGCCCGGCGAGCGCAGCGGCGCCTGCACCCGCCGCCGCAACGACCGGCCCTGAACCGACCTGGGACGACCTGCCGGCCGAAGTGATCTACGAAACCGAAGACGTTCCAGCCGCCGCGCAGAGCGACAGCGCAGCGCTGGAGGCCGCCTTCGACGCCGTGGCCCTCGCCGCTCCAGAACGCGAACCCACCTGGGACGACCTGCCGGCCGAAGTCATTTACGAAACCGAAGACACCGACGGTAGCGCCGGGCCACGCCCGGCGAGCGCAGCGGCGCCTGCACCCGCCGCCGCCCCGACCGGCCCCGAGCCCACCTGGGACGACCTGCCGGATGAAGTGATCTACGAAACCGACAGCGCCAACAGCCACGCCCTGGCCCACATCGACAGCCCCGCCCTGCAGGCCGCCTTCGAAGCCGCCGCAGAAGGTGAAACGGTGGCCGTGCCTGCCCCCGCCACGGTGGCGCCGGCTCTTCCGCCCGCCGCGCCCGTCGCAGCCCCGGTCGCCCGCACCGCTGTGGCGCCGCCGCCGCGCGTGGCAGTGAATGCCCCGGCAGGCGCCCGCCCGTCCAGCTGGCAGGAACTGCAATCGCAGGCCCACCAGCCGGCCAGCAGCCCGCACCCGCAGGCCCGCCGCGCCGGCGAACGTACCTCGCGCTGGCTGCGCCTGCGCTGCGGCGTGCAGGCCTACGCGCTGGAGCTGCTGAAGGTGCAGGAAGTGGTGCTTCCCGTGCCCCTGCTGCCCCTGCGCGGCACCGCCGCCGCCATGCTGGGCATCATGAACCTGCGCGGCCAGGTGGTGCCGGTGATGGACCTGGGCCTGCACCTGGGCACTACCACCGCCGAGGACGACGCGCAGACGCGCATCGTGGTGCTGGAAGAAAACGGCGAGATCCTGGGCCTGCGCGTGTCGGCCGTGGAAGACGTGGCCAACCTCACCGATTCGCAGATTGAACCGCCGGACACCGCGCGCATCTGCCAGATTTCCAACGACCTGTTCCGCGGCGTAGCCCGCATTGGCCAACGGCCGATGATCCTGCTGGATGCGACGCGTCTGTTGGGGTGA
- a CDS encoding RNA polymerase sigma factor FliA: protein MKGAAQYKEVQRASATDVIVQHSDLVRRIAHHLAARLPASVEVDDLIQAGMMGLIEASRSYDADQGASFETYASIRIRGSMIDEIRRGDWVPRSVHRRARDAAATIRRLEQSSGRAASATEVAAAMEMPLPDYLRLMEDASRGQVLSLESRIEDQGELDTIAQGGPTPQQVLERGEFGRELGKAIGHLPEREQLVLSLYYEQELNLKEIGAVLGVSESRVCQIHGQAVLRLRGRLKVFEAADAGLEN from the coding sequence ATGAAAGGCGCAGCCCAGTACAAAGAGGTGCAGCGCGCCTCGGCCACCGACGTGATCGTGCAGCACTCGGACCTGGTGCGGCGCATCGCCCACCACCTGGCCGCGCGCCTGCCGGCCAGCGTGGAAGTGGACGACCTGATCCAGGCCGGCATGATGGGCTTGATCGAGGCCTCGCGTAGCTACGACGCCGACCAGGGCGCTTCGTTTGAAACCTATGCCTCGATCCGCATCCGCGGCTCGATGATCGACGAGATCCGCCGCGGCGACTGGGTACCGCGCTCGGTGCACCGCCGCGCCCGCGATGCCGCCGCCACCATCCGGCGCCTGGAACAGAGCAGCGGCCGTGCCGCCAGCGCCACCGAAGTGGCCGCGGCCATGGAAATGCCACTGCCCGACTACCTGCGCCTGATGGAAGACGCCTCGCGCGGCCAGGTGCTGAGCCTGGAATCGCGCATCGAAGACCAGGGCGAGCTGGACACCATCGCCCAGGGCGGCCCCACCCCGCAGCAGGTGCTGGAGCGCGGCGAATTCGGGCGCGAACTGGGCAAGGCCATCGGCCACCTGCCCGAACGCGAACAGCTGGTGCTCTCGCTCTACTACGAGCAGGAACTGAACCTGAAAGAGATCGGCGCGGTGCTCGGCGTGAGCGAATCGCGGGTCTGCCAGATCCATGGCCAGGCAGTGCTGCGCCTGCGTGGCCGACTGAAAGTCTTCGAGGCGGCCGACGCCGGCCTCGAGAATTGA